Proteins encoded in a region of the Watersipora subatra chromosome 5, tzWatSuba1.1, whole genome shotgun sequence genome:
- the LOC137397203 gene encoding uncharacterized protein F54H12.2-like — protein MSYTFENSCLASNSELELFSNHPTQACIEEGMHVEHIPTSSVQDDSPIKFFVSGDSNYYMDLKSSYLHLEIKITKADGSNIDDDAEVAPINLIGQTLFQQIDVSLNDVIITDSSNLYHYRAMIETLLSYSDESKQSQLTMSMFAKDTANAMEARNDSNKGFVERKRLTEKSKTVQLIGKIHSDIFFQNRYLLNGVDLKLTLIKNSDKLILMSGGASGFKLKIINASFFVRKVKINDGIQMKHIEMLEKELKPALYPIRRVTMKSFNIPSGSLSCNEENLFNGILPKRIFIGMVDARSFEGNFEYNPFNFKHKNLKYCSLLVDGKMVPQKPFFTDFSNDQFLRSYFSLIEGTGKAFKDVGIGIDRTEYAHGYSLLAFDLTPSLDDDGSFNVLKKGNIRFEAKFNSGLDVPVNVIVYAEFDATIKIDKNRAVLPNFFS, from the coding sequence ATGTCTTATACATTTGAAAATAGCTGCTTGGCCTCCAATTCGGAGCTAGAACTGTTCTCCAATCATCCCACCCAAGCGTGCATAGAAGAAGGAATGCATGTTGAGCATATACCTACTTCTAGTGTACAAGATGATTCTcctatcaagttttttgtttctGGAGATTCAAATTATTATATGGACCTAAAATCAAGCTATCTTCACTTAGaaatcaaaataacaaaagctGATGGAAGCAATATCGATGATGACGCAGAAGTAGCTCCTATCAATTTGATAGGACAGACATTATTTCAACAAATAGATGTCAGCTTAAATGATGTTATAATCACAGATTCCTCAAACCTCTACCACTACAGAGCCATGATTGAAACATTACTTTCATATAGTGACGAATCAAAGCAATCACAACTTACCATGTCAATGTTTGCGAAAGATACGGCTAATGCAATGGAGGCTcgtaatgatagtaataaagGATTTGTTGAGAGAAAAAGGTTAACAGAGAAAAGTAAAACAGTTCAGTTGATTGGAAAAATTCACTCGGACATATTTTTTCAGAATAGATATTTGTTAAACGGAGTAGATCTGAAACTTACTTTAATCAAAAACTCGGATAAACTAATCCTTATGTCAGGCGGTGCTTCAGGCTTCAAACTCAAGATAATTAATGCATCTTTTTTTGTAAGAAAAGTCAAAATAAATGATGGCATACAGATGAAACATATCGAAATGTTAGAGAAAGAGCTGAAGCCAGCTTTGTATCCTATTCGAAGAGTTACCATGAAGTCGTTCAACATACCATCAGGCTCTCTGTCATGTAATGAAGAGAATCTGTTTAACGGAATCTTGCCAAAGAGAATATTCATAGGTATGGTGGATGCACGCAGTTTTGAAggaaactttgaatacaacccattcaattttaaacataagAATTTGAAATACTGCAGTTTGCTAGTCGATGGAAAAATGGTCCCTCAAAAGCCATTCTTTACCGACTTTTCAAACGATCAGTTTCTTAGAAGTTACTTCTCGTTAATAGAGGGTACAGGAAAAGCTTTCAAAGATGTAGGTATTGGAATTGATAGAACAGAATACGCGCATGGTTATTCGCTACTAGCCTTTGATCTTACACCTTCATTGGATGACGATGGATCTTTCAATGTATTAAAGAAAGGTAACATAAGATTTGAAGCAAAATTCAACAGTGGCTTAGACGTACCAGTAAACGTGATCGTATACGCAGAGTTTGATGCAACTATAAAGATTGACAAGAACAGAGCAGTGCTACCAAATTTCTTTAGTTGA